The window ACGGCCGCCGTCGGCTCGGCCAGGCCGAGGGCGGCCAGCGCCCGCATGGCGTTCGGCCAGATCGCCAGCCCCGCCCCGATCTCGCCGAACGCTCCGGCCCGCTCCAGCACGGTGACCCGCCACCCGATCCGGTGCAGCGCGACCGCCGCCGCGAGCCCGCCGATCCCGCCACCGACCACGACCGCAGCAGGCATGCGCATCCTCCCCCATCACCGTTTGAGCGACTGCTCAAATCGCACGATAGACCGATTTGAGCAGTCGCTCAACCAGCGGGGCGGCCCAGGTGGATCTCCTTGCGGCTTGCGAAGACGTCGCGGTTGTCGCGCAGGCACCCCGTCGATTCGCCTGGACGGCGGCGGCCGGGATGCTCTCTCGACCAGCCCCTCGCCGCCCTCACTCAGCACGACGACCGGCGGCGCGGCGCGACGGCAAGGGGGCGCGTTGGCGCGCCGCGCCGCCTCTGGCCGCGTTCTTCGCGCGCGGCGGCCGCCGTGACGCGACGGCCCGGCCCCTTCCCCAGCAAGATCGAAGCGTGTATGTTCGGCTCATCGCCGAAGAAAAGTTTCACCCTTGGAGAGGCTATGGGCAAGAAGCTTCAGATGCTGGCGTTACCGACGGTGGCCTTCGCGCTCGCGCTCGCACCGGCCATCCCGGCGCAGGCGGCGGACGGCTACGACCGTTGCCGCGCAGGCTACTACTGCATGTTCTCCGGGCTGGACGGCACCGGTGACATGATCGAGATCCAGGCCAGTACCCCCGACCTGGCAGCGCTGAACATGGCCGACCGGGCCAAGTCCGACTGGAACCGGACCGGATCCCTCATCCACCTCTACTCCGAGGCCGGCTACCAGGGCTGCTCGGCCGTCACGTCGCCCGGCGGGAAGGGCAACTTCTTCATCACCTACCGCGACTTCTTCGACTCCGTGCGCGTCGGGGGGCCGAACGGCCCCTCGTGCGGCACTCCCCCGGGGGAGGACCTGCTGGTCAAGGCTCACGCCTGATCTCGCACGAGGCGCGCCCCCTCTCGCACGGCGGGAGGGGGCGCGCCGGTGTCCGGCGGAGGATCAGTGCGAGTACGCCTGGAACTCCGCGGCCCGGACCTGGTCCCGCTGCGGGCTGGCCGTGGCGCAGTCCGTCGCGGAGTTCGGGTCGTTGTCCTGCTCACCGGCGTACAGCGGGTTGCCGGTGCACTGGGTGGTCACCGCACGCAGCATCAGGTGCGTCGCGGTGGTGGTGGGGACGCGGAACGACCTGATCAGCAGGTCGGCGCCCCGCGGACGGGGCAACGCGGCCTTGAAGGCGTCCTTCGGGCTGGTGTAGACCTTCGTGAAGTTCGCCGGGTCGGAGCAGCCGGAGCTGCAGGCCAGCACCTCGAACGAGCGCAGCGCCGAGAAACGGTTCTGGCCACCCGGATCGGCCGGGTCGCCCGTGTTCGGCCGGAGCATGGCGCTCACCTGCACCCTGCGGATCTTGACGGGCTCGTCTCCCGCCAGGTCCACGGTGACCGACTTGCCGGCCGGGGCGCCGGTGAGCGAGGCCCAGTTGGTGGCCTCGGTCTCGTCGATCAGCTTGGCGTGGTTGACGCCGTCGCCGGAGGCCGCCGCGCCGGCCGTGGCCGAGGCGTGGTTGCGGGTCAGCGGCAGCGGGAGCGGCAGCTTGACCCCGGGCGCCACCGCGAACTTCAGCCGCGTGTGGCCGAAGCCGTTGCCCGCGACGACGAAGTCGTACAGGCCGGGCGTCATCTCCACGGTGTCGCCCAGGTCCGTCGCCGGGTCGGTGTCGGCGACCGGGACCACGCGCCCCTCGTAGTCGCCCACGTACAGCCGCAGCGCCGCGCCCTTGGCCTCGCCGAGCGGCTTGAGCTGCAGCGAGCCGTTCTTGCCGGCCGGGTTGACGAAGCTGGGCGCCGGGTCGGGGTCGTTCGGGCCGTTGCTGGCCGCGCCCTCCCCGAGGCCGTGCTCGGCGAACGCCCGCCACATGATGCCCTGGTTCGCCCCGCCGAAGCGGATCACGTCAGCGGCGAGCAGCGCGTCGCGGTGGTCGACGTAGCTCACCGCGCCCGAGGCCATCAGGAGCAGCGCGTCGAACGACAGCTGCGCCCAGCGCCGGTTGCCCGGGCAGTCGGCGACCGGCGTCTGGCCGTCGGCGCAGGCCTTCTGCTGCTTGGCCGTGCCCTTGCCGTACTTCTTGACGAACGCCTGCCGCACGTCGAACTGCGTGGCCGACCAGATCTCACCGTCG is drawn from Nonomuraea muscovyensis and contains these coding sequences:
- a CDS encoding peptidase inhibitor family I36 protein, whose protein sequence is MGKKLQMLALPTVAFALALAPAIPAQAADGYDRCRAGYYCMFSGLDGTGDMIEIQASTPDLAALNMADRAKSDWNRTGSLIHLYSEAGYQGCSAVTSPGGKGNFFITYRDFFDSVRVGGPNGPSCGTPPGEDLLVKAHA